In Halictus rubicundus isolate RS-2024b chromosome 5, iyHalRubi1_principal, whole genome shotgun sequence, one genomic interval encodes:
- the LOC143354594 gene encoding fatty acyl-CoA reductase wat-like: MTASYAHKTSTAEDPLDPQISGSNEKSEIAEFYAGTNVLVTGGTGFIGRLLIEKLLRSCPGITKIYTLVRPKKGKSPNERCEENFAGVIFDRLRKEQPNFLSKIVIVEGDASEEDFGLTPELRATLMDTNIIFHVAATVRFDEKLRVGVNTNVRSTKYLLLWARQLPNFKAFVYVSTAFANSSNNIIEEKHYKPAIEADKLITLTNCLNDDQLLAMEPILRGKNPNNYALTKAAAENAVLKYGDGLPVAIVRPSIVLATYEEPIRGWINNLYGPTGIIAAATGGLLRTAPVKGHYKGEVIPADYVIANIVAAAWDVGTRERVTNLEEDSVVSDEDKVPIYNSVSSVQNPITWYQYVNGSAAHARNYPTLKGIWYPMLILSAYSYSYRIRSFFYHTIPGTIGDTAARFMGQKPVLMDTYRKILKFIDVLQYFSTQQWEFRDENVVKLWSKLNSVDRKLFNFNVANLDWKDYFQYQWSGIRVYLLNDPLDNLEQARAKYRK, translated from the exons ATGACAGCATCGTACGCCCATAAGACGAGCACTGCAGAGGACCCGTTAGACCCACAAATTTCAGGAAGCAATGAAAAAAGTGAAATCGCTGAATTTTACGCTGGAACGAACGTTCTGGTAACAGGAGGGACTGGGTTCATTGGCAGGTTGCTTATCGAAAAATTACTCAG GTCCTGTCCAGGTATTACGAAAATATACACGCTGGTGAGGCCGAAAAAGGGGAAGTCTCCGAATGAACGATGTGAAGAAAACTTCGCGGGAGTT ATCTTTGATAGATTGAGGAAGGAGCAGCCAAATTTTTTAAGCAAGATAGTAATCGTAGAGGGTGATGCGTCTGAAGAAGACTTCGGCCTGACACCGGAATTGAGAGCAACGTTGATGGACacgaatattattttccacgTTGCTGCAACTGTTCGATTCGACGAGAAACTCCGAGTGGGAGTAAACACGAACGTGAGAAGCACAAAATACTTGTTATTGTGGGCAAGACAACTGCCGAACTTCAAG GCGTTTGTGTATGTATCAACTGCATTCGCAAATAGTAGTAATAATATTATCGAAGAAAAACATTACAAACCTGCCATAGAAGCTGATAAGTTAATAACATTGACAAACTGTTTGAATGATGACCAACTTCTAGCAATGGAACCCAT ATTGCGTGGCAAAAACCCCAATAACTATGCTCTCACTAAAGCGGCCGCGGAGAACGCTGTACTTAAATATGGAGATGGACTTCCAGTAGCGATTGTTCGACCTTCTATTGTCTTAGCAACGTATGAAGAACCAATTAGAGGATGGATAAATAATTTGTATGGTCCTACTGGTATAATTGCGGCAGCTACTGGTGGGCTGTTACGTACAGCGCCAGTCAAGGGACATTATAAAGGAGAAGTTATACCTGCGGATTATGTAATAGCTAATATTGTCGCTGCTGCCTGGGACGTAGGAACTAG AGAACGTGTGACGAATTTGGAAGAAGATTCAGTGGTTTCCGACGAAGACAAGGTACCCATTTACAATTCAGTAAGTTCGGTACAAAATCCAATAACTTGGTATCAATATGTAAATGGGTCCGCAGCACATGCTCGCAATTACCCTACCTTGAAAGGTATTTGGTACCCGATGTTGATTCTTTCTGCATATTCCTATTCATATCGAATTAGATCATTCTTCTATCACACTATACCGGGAACTATTGGAGATACAGCTGCGCGTTTCATGGGTCAGAAACCTGT GTTAATGGACACTTatagaaaaattctcaaatttaTCGATGTACTGCAATACTTCTCAACGCAACAGTGGGAGTTTCGGGATGAAAATGTGGTAAAACTATGGTCGAAATTAAATTCCGTCGACCGGAAACTCTTTAATTTCAATGTGGCAAACCTAGATTGGAAGGATTACTTTCAATATCAGTGGAGTGGTATCCGTGTGTATCTTTTAAATGATCCACTGGATAATTTGGAGCAAGCACGTGCCAAATACAGGAAGTAA
- the LOC143354642 gene encoding fatty acyl-CoA reductase wat-like, which translates to MTASYAHKTSTAEDPLDPQISGSNEKSEIAEFYAGTNVLVTGGTGFIGRLLIEKLLRSCPGITKIYTLVRPKKGKSPNERCEENFAGFIFDRLRKEQPNFLSKIVIVEGDASEEDFGLTPELRATLMDTNIIFHVAATVRFDEKLRVGVNTNVRSTKYLLLWARQLPNFKAFVYVSTAFANSSNNIIEEKHYKPAIEADKLITLTNCLNDDQLLAMEPILRGKNPNNYALTKAVAENAVLKYGDGLPVAIVRPSIVISTHEEPIRAWINNLYGHIGTVAAATVGVLRTAPANGQYKSEIIPADYVIANIVAAAWDVGTRERVTNLEEDSVVSDEDKVPIYNSVSSARNPITWDQQMNLFESHARNYPTLKGIWYPMLILSAYSYSYRIRSFFYHTIPGTIGDTAARFMGQKPVLMDTYRKIHKFIDVLQYFSMQQWEFRDENVVKLWSKLNSVDRKLFNFNVANLDWKDYFQYQWRGIRVYLLNDPLDNLEQARAKYRKFCVIHYTLIAIFWLLVLWTAVFFVSFLWSR; encoded by the exons ATGACAGCATCGTACGCCCATAAGACGAGCACTGCAGAGGACCCGTTAGACCCACAAATTTCAGGAAGCAATGAAAAAAGTGAAATCGCTGAATTTTACGCTGGAACGAACGTTCTGGTAACAGGAGGGACTGGGTTCATTGGCAGGTTGCTTATCGAAAAATTACTCAG GTCCTGTCCAGGTATTACGAAAATATACACGCTGGTGAGGCCGAAAAAGGGGAAGTCTCCGAATGAACGATGTGAAGAAAACTTCGCGGGATTT ATCTTTGATAGATTGAGGAAGGAGCAGCCAAATTTTTTAAGCAAGATAGTAATCGTAGAGGGTGATGCGTCTGAAGAAGACTTCGGCCTGACACCGGAATTGAGAGCAACGTTGATGGACacgaatattattttccacgTTGCTGCAACTGTTCGATTCGACGAGAAACTCCGAGTGGGAGTAAACACGAACGTGAGAAGCACAAAATACTTGTTATTGTGGGCAAGACAACTGCCGAACTTCAAG GCGTTTGTGTATGTATCAACTGCATTCGCAAATAGTAGTAATAATATTATCGAAGAAAAACATTACAAACCTGCCATAGAAGCTGATAAGTTAATAACATTGACAAACTGTTTGAATGATGACCAACTTCTAGCAATGGAACCCAT ATTGCGTGGCAAAAACCCCAATAACTATGCTCTCACTAAAGCGGTCGCGGAGAACGCTGTACTTAAATATGGAGATGGACTTCCAGTAGCGATTGTTCGACCTTCTATTGTCATATCAACGCATGAAGAACCAATTAGAGCATGGATAAATAATTTGTATGGTCATATTGGTACAGTTGCGGCAGCTACTGTTGGGGTGTTACGTACAGCCCCAGCCAATGGACAATATAAATCAGAAATTATACCTGCGGATTACGTTATAGCTAATATTGTCGCTGCTGCCTGGGACGTAGGAACTAG GGAAAGAGTGACGAATTTGGAAGAAGATTCAGTGGTTTCTGATGAAGACAAGGTACCCATTTACAATTCAGTAAGTTCGGCACGAAATCCAATAACTTGGGATCAACAGATGAATTTGTTCGAATCACATGCTCGCAATTACCCTACCTTGAAAGGTATTTGGTACCCGATGTTGATTCTTTCTGCATATTCCTATTCATATCGAATTAGATCATTCTTCTATCACACTATACCGGGAACTATTGGAGATACAGCTGCGCGTTTCATGGGTCAGAAACCTGT GTTAATGGACACTTATAGGAAAATTCACAAATTCATCGATGTACTGCAATACTTCTCAATGCAACAGTGGGAGTTTCGGGATGAAAATGTGGTAAAACTATGGTCGAAATTAAATTCCGTCGACCGGAAACTCTTTAATTTCAATGTGGCAAACCTAGATTGGAAGGATTACTTTCAATATCAGTGGAGAGGTATCCGTGTGTATCTTTTAAATGATCCACTGGATAATTTGGAGCAAGCACGTGCCAAATACAGGAA ATTCTGTGTGATACATTACACGTTAATAGCAATATTTTGGCTTTTGGTACTGTGGActgcagtattttttgtatcaTTTCTTTGGTCACGATAG